DNA sequence from the Ruminococcus albus 7 = DSM 20455 genome:
TGTTCAATGTTTTATAGAATTTTACAATTTATTGGATGATTTGTTTTGCAAGTTTTAAATATTTGTGGCGACGTTCAGGCAGGTGTTCGATCTTCAGAAGACCGCATATTTTATATAGTATATTATACCATATTATTACAATTAAATCAATAGTTAAGGAGAGTATTTAATGAATAATACCACCGATCTCACAAAAGGTGATCCCCGAAAACTTATACTGCGCTTTTTCTTTCCCCTGCTGATGACCAATACTCTTCAGCAGCTGTATTCTTTTGCCGATACTGCAATAGTCGGTAAAGGTCTGGGTGATGATCCGCTGGCAGCAGTGGGCAATATGTCATCTCTGTGTTTTCTTATAATCGGATTCTCTATGGGTCTGTCAAACGGCTTTTCCATTCTGATAGCCCAGAATTTCGGCAAAAAGGATATCAAAGCCCTGCGCAGGACAGTGGCGCATTCCATTGTGCTTGCAGTCATCATCACTGTGCTTCTCACAGCATTCAGTATGATATTTTTAAAACGTATACTCATCCTCATGCAGACTGACCCTGCTATCCTCGGGGACAGCCTTCGCTATGGATATATACTCTTCGGCGGACTTGCAGCGACTATCGCCTACAATATGTGTGCAGGTGTCCTGCGTGCCCTTGGGGACAGCAAAACTCCCCTCAAAGCCATAGTGATATCATCGGTTATGAATATCACCCTGAATTCTTTGTTTATATTCGTATTCCGATGGGGTGTCAGCGGTGCCGCTGCTGCTACAATAATCTCACAGCTGTTCTCAGGTGCGTTCTGCTTTATAAAACTCAGCAGGCTGGAGGTTCTTCATCTTACCCGTGAGGACTTCGCACATGAAAGCACCATGTATTTAAGACTCCTTAAAAACGGCATACCTATGGCACTTATGAATTCCATAACAGCTGTGGGCTGTATGGTGGTGCAGTATTTCGTCAACGGCATGGGCGTGGCATTTACCTCGGCTTATTCAGCTTGCAGCAGATACCTCAATATGTTCATGCAGTCCGCAGCAACAGCAGGCGCAGCAATGTCTTCCTTCACAGGACAGAATTACGGTGCGGGACGTTTCGACCGCATAAAGAGCGGATTGAAGGTATGCCTTGGTATATCCGCAGTAACCTATGTAGTGTTCGGTTCAGCTATGGTGTTTCTGCCAAGACAGCTTGCAGGTCTTATCCTCAACGGCAGCACACAGATAGGCTATGCAGCACAGTTCTTGCCTATATGCGGAGTTATGATATTCTCAGTGGATATGCTGTTCGTTATAAGGAACGGTGTACAGGGCATGGGTTTCCCCTTTGTACCTATGCTTTCGGGCATAGCTGAGATGTTCCTGCGTATCGGTGCCATGTACTTTCTTATCGACAAGTTTGCTTTCCGCGCTACCGCAGTTGCAGAGATATCTGCGTGGGTCGGTGCGCTTATAATAAATGCCGCAGCATTCGTGGTAATATTCATGCGTGAAAAAAACATCATCGAGAATAAAAAACTCAGCAAACACGCATTGTCCACGGTCTGAAAAAGCTATCTCCTGTATCATTCACCTTATAGATCAGAAGCCGAAGTCTTTGTACTTCGGCTTTTGTCTTATGTATCATTTAAACAACTTTACGGATTGAAATTTGTGCAGATATACAAAGTTTGATCTCCGCCATTGACTCTTACGTAACGTAATAGTTTATAATATAAGCACACAAGGAGGTAAGGCTTATGAGAACTGTTAATGAGGTAAGCAAGCTGACAGGGGTGAGTATACGCACCCTGCAATACTACGACAAGATAGGTCTGCTGATACCTGCGATGCGTACGGATGCGGGTTACAGGCTGTATGACGATACAGCGCTTGAACGTCTGCAGCAGATACTTCTTTTCCGTGAGCTTGAATTTCCCCTCAGCGATATCAGAGCCATGCTTGAAGCTCCCGATTTTGACAGAAAAAAGGCGCTCACACAGCAGGTCGAACTGCTCACACTTAAAAAGCAGCGTCTTGAAGCCATCATCGAAGCGGCTTGTGAATTAATTGACAAAGGAGATATAATAATGGGATTCAAAGCATTTGACACAAAAACTATCGAGGAATATAAAGCACGCGCAAAGGCAGAATGGGGCACGACTAAGGAATATGCCGAGTATGCAGAAAAGACCGGAGATCGTTCAGCGGAGGATGAGAAAAATACTGCCAACGATCTTATGAAAGTATTTGCAGAGTTCGGAGCTCTCAGGGAACATCCCGCAGACAGCCCCGATGTGCAGTCGCAGGTAAAGAAGCTTCAGCGCTTCATCACCGATAATTACTACAACTGCTCCGATGATATGCTCATGTCACTGGGGAATATGTATTCTGCCGATGACGAATTCAAGCAGAATATTGACTCCGCAGGCGGCGCAGGCACCGCTGATCTTGTCACCCGCGCCATAAGTGCATACATCAGCAGTAAGTGACAGCGGAACATCTACAAAAATACAATATATAAACCAAGCCCCGGAACGTACTAAAACGCTCCGGGGCATTGTGTTAGTCTTCATCATCCAATCCGCAGTTGAGTATCATATTGTAAGCCGCATTCGCCTGAAGGCTCTCCTTGCGTTCGCGCCATGCGTCTATCTCGCTTTTTATCGCAAGCATCTCATCGACTATCAGTTCGGTCTTTTCGGGTCGTACGTAGTTCACATACCACGTCATGCGCTGGATACCCTTGGGACTGCCGATGTACTTTGCTATCTCGTCTGCAAATTCCGTTGGGTAGCCAAGGGATGCGAGGGCATTTCTCAGCTCATCGCGGTTATCCGACCATGTGCGCTGGCTTTCTGCCGCATCGAATATATCCCTGTTCATGCCCATGTACCGTTTCGGAATATGGCGGTCCTTGTTCCATCGGGACGTATGCCGTCTATGGAGAGGTCATCAGCGCCCACCATGAAATCAACGTGTATTACCGAATCATTTATGCCTCTTTCCATAGCTTCCTCAACGCTAAGGTCATCCCCGTCGGGCAGCACTTCCTTGAAGCCAATTCCCAGCGCACAGTGACAGCAGGCGTTCTCATCAAACAGCGTTTCATAGAAAAGGAACCCGCACTGATTTACAGGGCTCTCCTTAGGAACAAGTGCCACCTCGCCCAGCATACACGCCCTCTCGTCCATTTTTATCATCTGCTCCAGAAGCTCCTGCCCCTTTGCCGCCTTGCATGATACAGCCTTGCCGTCTTTGAAAGTTATGGAAAAA
Encoded proteins:
- a CDS encoding MATE family efflux transporter, producing MNNTTDLTKGDPRKLILRFFFPLLMTNTLQQLYSFADTAIVGKGLGDDPLAAVGNMSSLCFLIIGFSMGLSNGFSILIAQNFGKKDIKALRRTVAHSIVLAVIITVLLTAFSMIFLKRILILMQTDPAILGDSLRYGYILFGGLAATIAYNMCAGVLRALGDSKTPLKAIVISSVMNITLNSLFIFVFRWGVSGAAAATIISQLFSGAFCFIKLSRLEVLHLTREDFAHESTMYLRLLKNGIPMALMNSITAVGCMVVQYFVNGMGVAFTSAYSACSRYLNMFMQSAATAGAAMSSFTGQNYGAGRFDRIKSGLKVCLGISAVTYVVFGSAMVFLPRQLAGLILNGSTQIGYAAQFLPICGVMIFSVDMLFVIRNGVQGMGFPFVPMLSGIAEMFLRIGAMYFLIDKFAFRATAVAEISAWVGALIINAAAFVVIFMREKNIIENKKLSKHALSTV
- a CDS encoding MerR family transcriptional regulator, with the translated sequence MRTVNEVSKLTGVSIRTLQYYDKIGLLIPAMRTDAGYRLYDDTALERLQQILLFRELEFPLSDIRAMLEAPDFDRKKALTQQVELLTLKKQRLEAIIEAACELIDKGDIIMGFKAFDTKTIEEYKARAKAEWGTTKEYAEYAEKTGDRSAEDEKNTANDLMKVFAEFGALREHPADSPDVQSQVKKLQRFITDNYYNCSDDMLMSLGNMYSADDEFKQNIDSAGGAGTADLVTRAISAYISSK